Below is a genomic region from Betta splendens chromosome 8, fBetSpl5.4, whole genome shotgun sequence.
CACCGTCTGCGTCCGTGCAAAACATGCACAAGTCAACGCTCTAAACGGCGCAGTCAGACGTCACTCATCCTCGAACACCAGCGACTTTAGCGTCAGAAGAAGAGGTGGGTTTAATGCCACGGAGCTAACATTTATAATCTAAGCACTGGCTGCTAATAAGTTAATTCACCTTTAGCTAACTAGCTTCAGCAAACAGCTAACTTATAACGGCAACAGCAAATACTAAACAAGCAACTACCTGAACCCGCGGTATGAGACATGTCACTGTTAATCCGGGGCGTCGCGTCTCTGCCTTCAAACTTCAGTCATCATCTGCAGCCTGTGACTGGAGCTCCAGCTGATCTGAGCTCAAAGTCTGAAACCTAAACCAAAACATTGGACTTTGGCACAAAGTCCCCTTACGGCcccgccccctggtggccggtAACAGTACTACCCGTGTGTGCAGCGCTCAgcgcgccccctggtggccggcAACAGTACTACCCGTGTGATACATGTCAGTCACTTTATTTCATTAAACGTGATAACAAATGGCTTGTTCATTCTGCAGCAATGATAATTCTCTGAATATACATATAGATTTAAAGGCTAACAGTCGTGACACTATTCAAAATTACATCAGTTCCATTAATTTGAGTTATTAAATTTCCAGcaataactaaaaaaaaacaaacaaataattaataaagaaaTGGCAACAGAGCTGCAACACACTGACAGTGACTCGTACGGTTTTACAAATTAGGATTTTTTAAAGGATAAATAAATGGAAGCTCCAGAGAATAAGCAACCATAAACAAAGAAGAGTGAAGAGGAAACACTTCTGAACCTGATGatggtgaaaagaaaaaaacgtttGCAAAGTTAAGCAACCAAAAAAAACTCACTTTATGGATGGAAATCAAATAAATGTGTAGTCATTTATATATGACTCATCTAACCACAAACTAAATGAGGTGAGGTTCAATTTATATTtggcaaacacacatttaaagcatttgGGCGTTAGACACATCAAATCTAGACCAGACAATACACAAGGGTTTAGCAaagttctgaagcaaatttattatactaaaattatttatattcCAAAGTAGTCTTATAATCCTCAAGTTATCAAAAATGAGTTTTCCTTGTGAACCTGGTCCGGAGGCGTCTTTTACAACATTAGGCCTTTCACTGATGGTGGgaggcctccacctcctcccactgaGGCGTCTCCTTTGCAGCACCTGGCTTTTGTACACGTGACGGCAGCTGTCAGAGTGGAGTCAGGCCACCGCCTGCGGAGCGCGTCTGCTCGTAGCACGTCCCTGCTGCTCGGTGCAGCGCTATAGCTCGGTGCGGGAGCGGGAGATGCGAGGGCCTTTCCTGAtctctttcctcttctcctctttcctccgcctcttctcctcctccctcaggatCTTCTGAAAAGCCTCTGCAGTGTGAAGCACCTGAAGCACACGAAGAGACTGAACTACAAATCTACTGCTCCGTGTGCTGGGAGTCACTAAGCGAGGAGTTAGAACGTTACTACACACAAATCCATGCGTGACGTTACTCACATCATCTCTCTCTGTGCGGTAGGGATTCGTGAAGTCTGGAGATTTCTCTGTGATTCCCAGCTCCTGTGACATCTAAGACGAGGGAGTAAAGAAGAGACACGTCATCGTTAGCTGCTCAGCCGAGACACAATCACTTAGTCCACAGctaaaagcagctgcaggcgaAGCCAAGGAGGCCCTCCTGGGTTTTTACTATCATCAAACCGAagcagctgaggctggaggTCTGGACGCACATGCTGGGTTTCATTGGTAGCAGCGCTTTACTGGCTTACTAGCGTGAGGACGTGTTGGTGAGCTCCTCCGGTGAAAACCCCCGTCTGGTTACAGAAGTTCAGGCCCCAGCGCAGCAGACCTCCCCAGTCGGCATTCCGGTCGTAATAGTGGTGGACGATACGTGGGAACCGCAAGGCCACGTCGCCGAAGAACGCCGTGTTCTCCACCACGTGGGAATAAGCTGAGGACAGAAAAGCCTCATTACATCATCTGCAACATTCACACAGATGTTAAGCCTCCTGTCAACGGGAGCCACACCTTCTTTGATCTTATCGTCCATGGGGAACGGGTCATCAGGCTGCATGTTGGCGGCAACCAGGATCTGTCTGGAGTCCTCCAGCACCTGGACAGaggcagtgagcagcagtcggctcagcatcagcatcacagagaggtgCAGAGCCGGTCCAGGCTGCTCCTCCCAGATGTGTGACATACATTAAAACAAGTCTACAGCTCCTGTTGGACACAGAGCTGCCCTGAAGTAAAAGCTCATTATATCCTATTCAATTTTTATTCAGAGTAAATATGAGCAGTTTTCCAGATTTGAATAATAAAGCTGTTACTATTTCAAACCTTAGGCTGTGATGAAAGCAGATAAGTGAGATTGGACTCTGTCTATGGGGACGTATGAAGGAGACAGAGCACAAGCGCTGCTCGCTAtctcctgctcacacacacaaagtgctgACAATGCGTTTCTGCCACTGGGCATCGACTGTGCGTGTTGTCCTTGAGACGCAGATCCGAGTCCTAGCAAAGCGGAGCGGAGCCTGCAGCCTTGGACAAGCGAGTCTGATTTAGGATTCTAATGAATGCACTGGAAAGATTTGAGGCCTTTGACCATCGACAAACCTTCGTCCTGCtcacaggaggagctgagctctTTGCCTGTTGCGCACCCACCTTGAAGAGGCCTTTGAGCATGATGTCTATGATCTTGTACTGCTGGTTGATGTCGTTCAGCTCCACCAGGTTCTTCAGCGCGTTCAGCTGATCTTTCCTCTTGGTCTCAAACAGGCGCTTGTCTGAGAACAAGG
It encodes:
- the LOC114860274 gene encoding coiled-coil domain-containing protein 134-like isoform X3 — protein: MVSLLRRRAPCLRLTIGASFTFMAEPQQSRAPRCCPLLTMWSACVVLALASAALGSAQSESHRPRHDSNLEIYKRLFETKRKDQLNALKNLVELNDINQQYKIIDIMLKGLFKVLEDSRQILVAANMQPDDPFPMDDKIKEAYSHVVENTAFFGDVALRFPRIVHHYYDRNADWGGLLRWGLNFCNQTGVFTGGAHQHVLTLMSQELGITEKSPDFTNPYRTERDDVLHTAEAFQKILREEEKRRRKEEKRKEIRKGPRISRSRTEL
- the LOC114860274 gene encoding coiled-coil domain-containing protein 134-like isoform X1, whose translation is MNTSTSVRLSPAVREGDVDRSAPSVGAETFGGCCGNEERLKWTSSEPPPSVRPSVATTRRAPRCCPLLTMWSACVVLALASAALGSAQSESHRPRHDSNLEIYKRLFETKRKDQLNALKNLVELNDINQQYKIIDIMLKGLFKVLEDSRQILVAANMQPDDPFPMDDKIKEAYSHVVENTAFFGDVALRFPRIVHHYYDRNADWGGLLRWGLNFCNQTGVFTGGAHQHVLTLMSQELGITEKSPDFTNPYRTERDDVLHTAEAFQKILREEEKRRRKEEKRKEIRKGPRISRSRTEL
- the LOC114860274 gene encoding coiled-coil domain-containing protein 134-like isoform X2 — protein: MNTSTSVRLSPAVREGDVDRSAPSVGAETFGGCCGNEERLKWTSSEPPPSVRPSVATTRAPRCCPLLTMWSACVVLALASAALGSAQSESHRPRHDSNLEIYKRLFETKRKDQLNALKNLVELNDINQQYKIIDIMLKGLFKVLEDSRQILVAANMQPDDPFPMDDKIKEAYSHVVENTAFFGDVALRFPRIVHHYYDRNADWGGLLRWGLNFCNQTGVFTGGAHQHVLTLMSQELGITEKSPDFTNPYRTERDDVLHTAEAFQKILREEEKRRRKEEKRKEIRKGPRISRSRTEL
- the LOC114860274 gene encoding coiled-coil domain-containing protein 134-like isoform X5, which gives rise to MWSACVVLALASAALGSAQSESHRPRHDSNLEIYKRLFETKRKDQLNALKNLVELNDINQQYKIIDIMLKGLFKVLEDSRQILVAANMQPDDPFPMDDKIKEAYSHVVENTAFFGDVALRFPRIVHHYYDRNADWGGLLRWGLNFCNQTGVFTGGAHQHVLTLMSQELGITEKSPDFTNPYRTERDDVLHTAEAFQKILREEEKRRRKEEKRKEIRKGPRISRSRTEL
- the LOC114860274 gene encoding coiled-coil domain-containing protein 134-like isoform X4 — protein: MVSLLRRRAPCLRLTIGASFTFMAEPQQRAPRCCPLLTMWSACVVLALASAALGSAQSESHRPRHDSNLEIYKRLFETKRKDQLNALKNLVELNDINQQYKIIDIMLKGLFKVLEDSRQILVAANMQPDDPFPMDDKIKEAYSHVVENTAFFGDVALRFPRIVHHYYDRNADWGGLLRWGLNFCNQTGVFTGGAHQHVLTLMSQELGITEKSPDFTNPYRTERDDVLHTAEAFQKILREEEKRRRKEEKRKEIRKGPRISRSRTEL